A window of Coturnix japonica isolate 7356 chromosome 2, Coturnix japonica 2.1, whole genome shotgun sequence contains these coding sequences:
- the EIF1B gene encoding eukaryotic translation initiation factor 1b, whose translation MSSIQNLQSFDPFADATKGDDLLPAGTEDYIHIRIQQRNGRKTLTTVQGIADDYDKKKLVKAFKKKFACNGTVIEHPEYGEVIQLQGDQRKNICQFLLEIGIVKEEQLKVHGF comes from the exons ATGTCATCTATCCAGAACCTCCAATCCTTCG acCCCTTTGCTGATGCTACAAAGGGCGACGACTTACTCCCGGCAGGGACTGAGGATTACATTCATATAAGGATCCAACAGCGAAACGGAAGAAAGACTCTAACCACTGTCCAGGGAATTGCAGATGATTATGACAAGAAGAAACTTGTGAAAGCCTTCAAAAAG AAATTTGCTTGTAATGGTACTGTGATTGAGCATCCTGAATACGGCGAAGTTATCCAGCTTCAAGGTGACCAGAGGAAGAACATTTGCCAATTCCTGTTGGAG ATTGGCATTGTCAAGGAAGAACAACTGAAGGTTCATGGTTTCTAA